The following proteins are co-located in the Bacteroidales bacterium genome:
- a CDS encoding choice-of-anchor J domain-containing protein produces the protein MKAITIHSAFLIGLSLLFLSINACKEDEFDVPQASTQAKFDYEVRVIVIDEELGIENYEVKLFNRSVLAKSLLWDFGNGATSTEENPVVIYTNAGRYTITLTVMPHNEGLHYSNLVKIESFAFGKQVLLYEDFSSGRDYLDEAEWAPEGWQAIDNDDDGFNWYASYRLSAGDTIFSLRSQSYDGSTGALTPDNWLVTPEINLTSYDEADVTFRFTVGVTANTLVYRKEHYGVFIAIGNDNIESFTLLSEETFTEETPRMVPLEREVDISEYAGQIVFLAIRHYNVTDMDRIFVEEVELFVIE, from the coding sequence ATGAAAGCAATAACAATACATTCAGCCTTTTTAATTGGCCTCTCTCTTTTGTTTTTGTCAATCAATGCCTGCAAGGAAGATGAGTTTGACGTGCCACAGGCAAGTACCCAGGCAAAATTTGATTATGAGGTCAGGGTTATCGTCATTGATGAAGAATTGGGAATAGAAAATTATGAAGTAAAATTGTTCAACAGGTCGGTTCTTGCAAAATCTTTACTTTGGGATTTTGGCAACGGAGCAACCTCCACCGAAGAAAACCCGGTTGTTATTTATACAAACGCCGGCCGTTACACAATTACACTTACCGTGATGCCCCATAATGAAGGTTTGCATTATAGCAATCTGGTTAAAATCGAATCATTTGCCTTTGGTAAACAGGTTTTGCTTTACGAAGATTTTAGCTCAGGAAGAGACTATCTGGATGAAGCTGAGTGGGCGCCTGAAGGCTGGCAGGCCATTGACAATGATGATGATGGCTTCAACTGGTACGCCAGTTACAGATTATCGGCAGGGGATACAATTTTTTCGCTTCGAAGTCAATCATATGATGGGTCAACGGGTGCATTAACACCCGACAACTGGCTGGTCACCCCTGAAATAAACCTTACTTCCTATGATGAAGCTGACGTTACTTTCCGGTTTACTGTGGGCGTTACTGCCAATACGCTTGTATATCGAAAAGAACATTACGGGGTATTCATTGCTATAGGGAATGACAATATTGAAAGTTTCACATTGTTGAGCGAAGAAACTTTTACAGAAGAAACCCCCAGAATGGTACCCCTGGAAAGGGAAGTCGACATCTCGGAATATGCCGGTCAGATTGTTTTTCTTGCCATCAGGCATTATAATGTAACCGATATGGACCGCATATTTGTAGAAGAAGTTGAGCTTTTTGTAATTGAATAA
- a CDS encoding cyanophycinase translates to MRRIFSVFILLLFIVSACHEPEKAVEPKGKLFIIGGGKRPPGMVQRMVQEAGLEQDGHIVILTMASSEPDTSAFYAAKQFIDQGISHIADFRFSGDEEPSAERLDSLRSASLIYITGGDQNRFMEIVTGTSVEEAIKTCYNNGGMLAGTSAGAAVMSEKMITGNELKKSDYRETFRTIEANNIELGRGLGFLTTAIVDQHFVWRSRHNRLITAVIEHPELIGIGIDEATAILVKGNTAEVIGESQVLVYENADKSSTINEDEKLGARYLRLRVLLPGETFRLY, encoded by the coding sequence ATGAGAAGAATTTTCAGTGTTTTTATTCTCTTGCTTTTTATTGTTTCTGCATGTCATGAACCTGAAAAAGCTGTTGAGCCGAAGGGGAAGCTTTTTATTATTGGCGGAGGGAAGCGCCCTCCCGGAATGGTTCAGCGTATGGTACAGGAAGCCGGACTGGAACAAGACGGTCACATAGTAATCCTGACAATGGCCAGCAGCGAGCCTGACACTTCTGCGTTTTATGCAGCCAAACAATTTATTGATCAAGGCATTTCACATATTGCTGATTTCAGGTTTTCAGGAGATGAAGAACCCAGTGCCGAACGCCTCGATTCACTCAGAAGTGCCAGCCTGATATATATTACCGGAGGCGATCAGAACCGCTTTATGGAAATTGTTACCGGAACTTCTGTTGAGGAAGCCATTAAAACTTGTTACAATAATGGTGGCATGCTTGCAGGCACAAGCGCCGGTGCGGCTGTGATGAGCGAGAAAATGATTACCGGCAACGAGCTCAAGAAAAGCGATTACCGCGAAACCTTTCGAACCATCGAAGCCAACAACATTGAACTGGGAAGAGGGCTTGGTTTTCTTACAACAGCCATTGTTGACCAGCATTTTGTCTGGCGAAGCCGCCATAACCGGCTAATAACGGCTGTAATCGAACATCCTGAATTAATAGGTATCGGAATTGATGAAGCTACCGCCATACTGGTGAAAGGCAATACGGCTGAAGTTATAGGGGAATCGCAGGTGCTGGTTTATGAGAATGCGGATAAGTCTTCTACTATCAATGAGGACGAAAAACTTGGTGCAAGATACCTTCGTTTAAGAGTCCTCCTTCCCGGCGAAACCTTCAGGCTTTATTGA
- a CDS encoding beta-aspartyl-peptidase: MILIKNCELYTPSFEGKKNVLVGGTKVLAIGNNLNLPANWVVTELDASGLFMIPGLIDGHVHIAGAGGEGGPSGRTPELPLYRFLEAGVTTAIGCLGADGITRNVESVLMKVKGLRQQGISSWMYTGSYQVPPPTILGDVAKDLAMIEEVIGVGEIALSDHRSSFPTTIELVKLVSQARVGAMLGKKSGIINIHMGDFKDPFKPLYDASIEGKFPLKQFLPTHCNRNAWIFEDAKSYGKQGYIDITASAYPYFPDDEIKPSKAIAEFLKAGVPLEHITLTSDGGGSLPSFDAEGNLIKIEIGYPKSILTEIADAVKTDGLSIEQAVSVATINIANVLKLESKGRIAKGMDADLVLLDKDFNLQHVIAMGKLMVRDGELI; the protein is encoded by the coding sequence ATGATCCTCATTAAAAACTGCGAACTCTACACACCCTCATTCGAAGGTAAAAAGAATGTGCTGGTAGGTGGCACCAAAGTGTTGGCCATTGGAAATAACCTCAATCTTCCGGCAAACTGGGTGGTGACTGAGTTAGATGCCTCCGGGCTTTTTATGATTCCCGGACTGATTGACGGCCATGTACATATTGCCGGAGCCGGTGGCGAAGGCGGGCCTTCAGGCCGGACACCGGAACTTCCATTATATCGCTTTCTTGAAGCTGGCGTTACAACGGCTATAGGATGCCTTGGCGCCGATGGGATCACACGCAATGTGGAATCAGTGCTTATGAAAGTAAAAGGGCTCAGACAGCAAGGTATTTCTTCATGGATGTACACTGGTTCCTACCAGGTTCCCCCTCCCACCATTCTTGGTGATGTGGCCAAAGACCTCGCAATGATTGAGGAAGTAATAGGAGTTGGTGAAATTGCCTTATCCGATCACCGTTCTTCATTTCCGACTACAATCGAGTTGGTAAAACTGGTCAGCCAGGCAAGGGTAGGGGCGATGCTGGGTAAAAAATCCGGCATTATAAACATTCACATGGGCGATTTTAAAGATCCATTCAAACCTTTATACGACGCCTCTATTGAGGGAAAGTTTCCACTTAAGCAGTTCCTCCCCACCCACTGCAACCGAAATGCATGGATCTTTGAAGATGCCAAATCTTACGGGAAACAGGGATACATTGATATTACCGCCAGTGCTTATCCCTATTTCCCTGATGATGAGATCAAGCCATCCAAAGCCATTGCTGAATTTCTGAAAGCCGGAGTACCGCTTGAACACATAACGCTCACAAGCGATGGAGGAGGCTCATTGCCTTCGTTTGATGCAGAGGGCAACCTGATTAAAATTGAAATCGGCTATCCCAAATCAATTCTCACTGAAATTGCCGATGCTGTGAAAACCGATGGGCTCAGTATTGAGCAGGCTGTTAGCGTTGCCACGATCAACATTGCCAATGTACTGAAGCTGGAATCAAAAGGACGAATTGCCAAAGGCATGGATGCTGACCTTGTTTTACTCGACAAAGACTTTAACCTGCAACACGTGATCGCAATGGGCAAACTAATGGTTCGTGATGGTGAATTGATTTAA
- a CDS encoding amidophosphoribosyltransferase has product MSEAIKHECGIALIRLLKPLEYYLNRYGTAFYGLNKLHLLMEKQHNRGQDGAGIANIKFDLNPGEKYMNRLRSGAESPVNKIFLQIFETINQIHEKHPDRLRDVNWLKSNLDFTGELFLGHLRYGTYGKNDVTNIHPVIRENNWKTKNLVLAGNFNLTNVDELFNKLVDLGQYPLETSDTVTMLEKIGHFLDDENEELYRRFKQEGYVKKEISLHIAETLDLQKILSRAADQWDGGYTIAGLLGHGDAFVMRDPAGIRPAFYYADEEVIVVTSERPAIQTAFNVWIEKIREIKPGHALVIKKNGEWGEYLCKAPTEKRSCSFERIYFSRGTDADIYLERKKLGRFLTPAILKTVNFNLKDTVFSYIPNTAAVAFYGMVEALTDFCNKVKNERLLQHKESLTEEIIGEILALAPRVEKVAVKDIKLRTFITQDIGREDLVAHVYDVTYGIIRTDIDTLVVLDDSIVRGTTLRKSIIRILDRLGPVHIVIASSAPQIRYPDCYGIDMAKLSDFIAFNAAIMLLKETHQTNVINDVYKKCKAQENLPPAEMVNYVREIYKPFTAEQIATKISEMVRPEKANARVTVIFNTIENLHEACPNHTGDWYFTGNYPTPGGNMVVNRSFINYIEGRNERAY; this is encoded by the coding sequence GTGAGCGAAGCCATCAAGCACGAATGTGGAATTGCCCTCATTCGCCTTTTAAAGCCCCTGGAATATTATTTAAATCGTTATGGAACCGCATTCTATGGGCTAAACAAGCTGCATCTGCTCATGGAGAAACAGCACAACCGCGGCCAGGATGGGGCCGGAATCGCAAACATAAAATTCGACCTAAATCCGGGCGAGAAGTATATGAACCGCCTGCGATCAGGCGCTGAATCACCTGTAAATAAAATATTCCTGCAAATATTTGAAACGATAAATCAAATCCATGAAAAGCATCCCGACAGGCTGCGTGATGTGAACTGGCTCAAAAGCAATCTTGATTTTACCGGCGAATTGTTTCTCGGGCATTTACGGTACGGAACCTATGGAAAAAATGATGTAACAAACATCCACCCGGTAATCAGGGAAAATAACTGGAAAACCAAGAACCTGGTTCTTGCCGGAAATTTTAACCTTACCAATGTTGACGAGCTTTTTAATAAGTTGGTTGATCTCGGCCAGTATCCGCTTGAAACTTCCGACACAGTGACCATGCTTGAAAAAATTGGCCATTTCCTGGATGATGAAAACGAGGAATTGTACCGGCGGTTCAAACAGGAAGGATATGTTAAAAAGGAGATCAGCCTTCATATTGCAGAAACGCTTGACCTGCAGAAAATCTTATCGCGGGCCGCTGACCAATGGGACGGTGGTTATACCATAGCAGGATTACTTGGCCATGGCGATGCATTTGTGATGCGCGATCCTGCTGGCATCAGGCCGGCATTTTATTATGCTGACGAGGAGGTTATTGTGGTCACATCCGAAAGGCCTGCCATACAAACAGCATTTAATGTTTGGATCGAAAAAATTAGGGAAATCAAACCCGGCCATGCGCTGGTGATCAAGAAGAATGGCGAATGGGGCGAATATCTTTGCAAAGCGCCAACAGAGAAACGCTCCTGTTCTTTTGAACGTATCTACTTTTCAAGAGGAACCGATGCCGATATTTACCTCGAACGGAAAAAACTGGGTAGGTTTCTGACCCCTGCAATTCTCAAAACAGTTAACTTCAACCTGAAGGATACAGTGTTTTCATATATCCCAAACACTGCCGCGGTTGCCTTTTACGGCATGGTTGAAGCGCTGACTGATTTTTGCAACAAAGTAAAGAATGAAAGACTTTTGCAACATAAAGAATCTCTTACCGAAGAAATCATTGGCGAAATTCTCGCGCTGGCCCCACGTGTTGAGAAGGTTGCTGTGAAGGATATCAAGTTACGAACCTTTATTACGCAAGACATTGGCCGAGAGGATCTGGTTGCCCATGTGTATGATGTCACTTACGGAATTATCCGAACCGATATAGACACCCTGGTTGTACTTGACGATTCCATTGTGAGAGGAACAACCCTGCGTAAAAGTATTATCCGCATCCTCGACCGGCTGGGTCCTGTGCATATTGTTATTGCATCCTCTGCGCCTCAGATCCGTTATCCGGATTGTTATGGCATTGATATGGCCAAATTGAGCGATTTTATTGCTTTCAACGCCGCCATCATGCTGCTCAAAGAAACGCATCAAACCAATGTGATCAACGACGTTTACAAGAAATGCAAGGCGCAGGAAAATCTACCGCCAGCCGAAATGGTAAATTATGTCAGGGAAATTTACAAACCATTTACCGCAGAGCAGATAGCCACGAAAATTTCTGAAATGGTCAGGCCCGAAAAAGCGAACGCCCGGGTAACAGTTATCTTCAACACTATAGAAAACTTACACGAAGCTTGTCCCAACCATACCGGCGACTGGTATTTTACAGGTAATTATCCCACACCTGGAGGCAATATGGTGGTTAACCGCTCTTTTATCAATTACATTGAGGGAAGAAACGAAAGAGCCTATTAG
- a CDS encoding right-handed parallel beta-helix repeat-containing protein, whose product MGRTLLSVVLFCVNLLVHGQFITPGTSVSWTFDDLVLHSGGVVTVDNSIYMIHGDLTISVNDTLKIISNDQVQFDPNVLMTIYGVFIANPPGQAILTASSPAQFFKGFRFENSPASALHNCLIEYGGGIQIIGSDMLVEDCVIRYFNKSNTTGAIQVSQGKVRLVNNEIYQNKGPAIASAANALAAPQIIGCHIWSNNTDNTNMPQINLGNSGNDTIRIVGNTITGQFDQAGGIAVSTLAGGDCYSIIEDNIITNNRYGIAAIGSTIHTEIHNNVISDNNIQGNPNLGGSGLNFNGAVTNTAMVSGNTINGNLWGITVQGSARPNLGERDFIIVNPGENFFYNNGNNGSLYALYNNTAQNLKAQYNYWGTTNLDSVEMVIFHQPDDPNLGLVDYMPILIPLGTDELPLQEKPQNLILNIFPNPMSTLGSVHLNEELMAGRVIQYTILNLNGITMKKDRVITKDNRIIIDVGNIENGVYFLSVRSGSKMEIRSIVVSR is encoded by the coding sequence ATGGGTCGGACTTTACTATCAGTGGTTTTATTTTGTGTTAACTTATTGGTTCACGGGCAGTTTATTACACCAGGAACAAGTGTGAGCTGGACGTTTGATGACCTCGTGTTACATTCAGGTGGAGTGGTCACCGTTGACAATTCCATCTATATGATACATGGAGATCTTACCATTTCAGTCAACGATACGCTGAAGATAATTTCAAATGATCAGGTTCAATTTGATCCTAATGTATTGATGACCATTTATGGTGTCTTTATAGCCAATCCACCCGGTCAGGCCATACTTACGGCTTCCAGTCCAGCGCAGTTTTTTAAAGGGTTCAGGTTTGAAAACTCACCTGCCTCAGCCCTGCACAACTGCCTGATTGAATATGGCGGTGGGATACAGATCATTGGTTCGGATATGCTGGTGGAAGATTGTGTGATCAGGTATTTCAATAAATCAAACACTACCGGTGCCATACAGGTATCGCAGGGAAAAGTGAGGCTCGTTAACAACGAAATATACCAAAACAAAGGCCCGGCAATAGCTTCGGCAGCGAATGCACTTGCCGCTCCTCAAATTATTGGTTGTCACATCTGGAGCAACAATACTGATAACACCAATATGCCCCAGATCAACCTTGGAAATTCAGGAAATGATACAATAAGGATTGTTGGCAATACAATTACCGGGCAGTTCGACCAGGCAGGCGGCATTGCGGTTTCAACACTGGCCGGAGGCGATTGCTACAGCATCATCGAAGACAACATAATCACCAATAACCGTTACGGTATTGCGGCCATAGGCAGTACCATCCATACCGAAATTCACAATAATGTGATTTCGGATAACAACATCCAGGGCAATCCAAACCTGGGTGGCAGCGGTTTAAACTTCAACGGCGCCGTAACCAACACCGCTATGGTAAGCGGGAATACAATCAACGGGAACCTCTGGGGCATTACCGTACAAGGCTCAGCAAGGCCAAACCTGGGCGAGCGGGATTTTATCATTGTTAATCCCGGCGAGAACTTTTTTTATAATAACGGGAATAACGGCTCTTTGTATGCTTTGTATAACAACACTGCACAAAACCTTAAAGCGCAATACAATTATTGGGGAACTACCAACCTTGATTCGGTTGAGATGGTAATATTCCACCAACCTGATGATCCTAACCTTGGCCTTGTTGATTATATGCCGATTCTTATTCCTTTGGGAACCGATGAATTACCATTGCAGGAGAAACCACAGAATCTGATCCTTAACATTTTCCCAAACCCAATGTCAACTTTAGGTTCTGTTCATCTGAACGAAGAACTTATGGCAGGCCGGGTAATTCAGTACACGATCCTGAACCTCAATGGGATTACAATGAAAAAAGACAGGGTTATCACAAAAGATAACCGCATCATAATTGATGTTGGCAATATTGAAAATGGTGTGTATTTTCTCTCGGTCAGGTCAGGTTCAAAAATGGAAATCCGCTCGATTGTTGTTTCAAGATAA
- a CDS encoding Type 1 glutamine amidotransferase-like domain-containing protein — protein sequence MKKSHLLISLLSVLCSLFSVIGFAQGKIMIVGGGTENYDDWSNIPYAWAVDNSVNKKVAIIGFSSGSSWLPDYFVSLGAASAKNFLINSVAIADSQATYDSLMAYDVIFFRGGDQKNYYLTYRNTKTQDAVHDKFNSGGVIAGTSAGLAILSGVIYTAENGTAYSDECLKNIFHSSITLKNDFLNLMPGYIFDSHFIERGRLARMLAFMARWKNDHSEDLIGIGVDDMTAFCIDLSDSENPMGYAYGTAAINIYRDGEFCHQNNKLLCQDVKATQLLHGCSINLNTFEVNGFGSQMSVEQITEYGNRTVLLSGSDPVSENQFFITHLVDSLGSKSEPILIITGTNSTLADAYKQAFNNAGATNVEVEQAIPANNTSPTFQALIEQSWKFVFIGNAYQTLYDFMFSGSGNGSLLMEKIHSTGVVVAFVGDNSRMAGAVVVSDNYLTYPSASFNGQLTFNPGLNLLSTMVIMPNTYLYSTDYYENTNSALPYAMLQEQVRRGVWLTVRNFMKYYVEFPYSYITVHGESPAMILTSQEGDYDLNAQLYRNRQVGGFEIMNFQTLLYPNNLMVGDVVYGVENLAQNNTLKAHYDPSSQAINIRLNSTEAGSIILRLYNTNGQLMYIQNQALQSGEQNVAFKTTGLRDGLYLLQVQTNEAILAAKVMVFQ from the coding sequence ATGAAGAAATCCCATCTCCTCATTTCTCTTCTGTCAGTTTTATGTTCCCTATTCTCAGTCATTGGATTCGCACAAGGCAAGATCATGATTGTTGGCGGAGGAACTGAGAACTACGACGACTGGAGCAATATTCCGTATGCCTGGGCAGTGGATAACTCCGTTAATAAAAAAGTAGCCATCATTGGTTTTAGTAGTGGCTCCTCATGGCTCCCCGATTATTTTGTTAGCCTTGGCGCTGCCTCTGCAAAAAACTTCCTTATAAACTCCGTTGCCATTGCTGACTCACAGGCTACCTACGACAGCCTGATGGCTTATGATGTGATTTTCTTCAGGGGAGGTGATCAAAAGAATTATTATCTCACGTACCGGAACACAAAAACACAGGACGCTGTTCACGACAAATTCAACAGCGGTGGTGTGATAGCGGGAACCTCGGCTGGGCTGGCAATTTTATCGGGTGTCATCTACACCGCTGAAAATGGTACTGCGTACTCCGATGAATGCCTTAAAAACATTTTTCACAGCAGCATTACCCTGAAAAACGATTTTCTTAACCTGATGCCGGGTTATATTTTTGATTCCCACTTTATTGAACGAGGCCGCCTTGCTCGTATGCTTGCATTTATGGCACGATGGAAAAACGACCACAGCGAAGACCTTATCGGCATTGGAGTGGACGATATGACTGCATTCTGCATTGACTTGTCTGATTCTGAAAACCCAATGGGTTATGCTTACGGAACTGCCGCCATCAATATCTATCGTGATGGAGAATTTTGTCATCAGAATAACAAATTGCTGTGCCAGGATGTAAAAGCAACACAATTACTGCACGGTTGCAGTATCAATCTCAACACTTTTGAGGTGAATGGCTTTGGCTCCCAAATGTCAGTTGAACAGATTACAGAATATGGAAACCGAACCGTTTTACTCAGTGGCTCTGATCCCGTAAGCGAAAATCAATTTTTTATCACCCATTTGGTTGATTCATTGGGATCGAAATCAGAGCCGATACTGATCATTACCGGAACCAATTCAACGCTGGCCGATGCATACAAGCAAGCTTTTAATAACGCAGGAGCAACCAATGTGGAAGTTGAACAGGCAATACCGGCAAACAATACCAGCCCCACATTCCAGGCACTGATTGAGCAATCCTGGAAATTTGTTTTCATAGGCAATGCTTACCAAACGCTTTATGACTTTATGTTTTCGGGAAGTGGCAACGGAAGTTTGCTAATGGAAAAGATTCATTCAACAGGTGTGGTAGTTGCTTTTGTTGGCGATAACAGCCGTATGGCCGGCGCAGTGGTAGTTTCCGATAATTACCTCACATATCCATCTGCTTCTTTTAACGGGCAACTTACATTCAATCCCGGCCTTAACCTTTTGTCAACGATGGTCATCATGCCAAATACCTACCTGTATTCTACTGATTATTACGAGAACACCAACTCCGCGCTTCCCTATGCCATGCTACAGGAACAGGTACGCAGGGGTGTTTGGCTCACGGTGAGGAATTTCATGAAGTATTACGTTGAATTCCCCTATTCCTACATTACCGTTCATGGCGAAAGCCCTGCCATGATCCTCACAAGCCAGGAAGGTGATTACGATTTAAACGCACAGTTATACCGCAACCGACAGGTTGGAGGCTTTGAAATCATGAATTTTCAGACCTTACTGTATCCAAATAATCTTATGGTTGGCGATGTTGTATATGGTGTTGAAAACCTGGCACAAAATAATACTTTGAAGGCCCATTACGATCCTTCATCACAGGCAATAAATATCCGATTAAACTCCACCGAAGCTGGCAGTATCATTTTGCGCTTGTATAATACGAACGGACAATTGATGTACATCCAGAACCAGGCTTTACAAAGCGGCGAACAAAATGTAGCTTTCAAAACAACCGGGCTAAGAGATGGGCTTTATCTGCTACAGGTTCAAACAAATGAAGCCATTTTAGCAGCAAAAGTAATGGTGTTTCAATAA
- a CDS encoding RagB/SusD family nutrient uptake outer membrane protein, whose amino-acid sequence MKKLIYISLSLILFFGSCEVLDVQPYHSIPAEDAITNAAQVESAIIGCYDALQSDGYYGVNYLVFGDLPADNLSHVGVTVTWGEFNNNSILADNGLVESTWAAIYRMLSRVNNTIDKIPQIGSDKMSDNEKATALAELKCLRALGHYDLMRLFGPITIRDKAVGNDEESLNPPRHSIENVLILINRDLDDAIAGLPSTIVRGRVSKPAAQALKARVALHQYYITQSTPFLDQAIDYATQVINHSGLQLETDYAILFNVEVENNSEGIFQIVYNDQDRNLIARYFAHTSVEGRYEFSPTPFYLTAFHPDDVRKDISVKMAGAAPYAVKANDVASGTDPVYVLRLAEMYLIRAEASTLLQRSTDEILSDINAIRERAGLQPANITSYAGLKLEIESQRQKEFAFEGHRWFDLVRTDRAIEVLEKVNSRNQYFFPIPQAEIIANDNPGMYQNGGY is encoded by the coding sequence ATGAAAAAACTAATCTATATTTCTTTGTCATTGATCCTGTTCTTTGGATCGTGCGAAGTGCTTGATGTTCAACCGTATCATTCCATACCGGCTGAGGATGCTATTACCAATGCTGCACAGGTTGAGAGTGCAATCATCGGCTGTTATGATGCCCTGCAAAGTGATGGTTATTATGGAGTTAACTATCTTGTATTTGGTGATCTACCTGCTGATAATCTTTCCCATGTGGGTGTTACAGTAACCTGGGGGGAGTTTAACAACAATTCTATCCTGGCCGATAATGGCCTTGTTGAAAGCACATGGGCAGCAATCTATCGCATGCTTAGCAGGGTAAATAATACAATTGACAAAATTCCCCAGATCGGTTCGGACAAGATGTCGGATAACGAGAAAGCTACTGCCCTTGCAGAATTGAAATGTTTGAGGGCTTTAGGGCATTATGATTTAATGCGCCTATTTGGCCCGATCACTATCCGCGACAAAGCCGTTGGAAACGATGAGGAAAGTCTTAATCCTCCACGGCATTCTATTGAAAATGTGCTTATTTTGATCAATAGGGATTTGGATGATGCTATTGCCGGCCTTCCTTCGACCATTGTCAGGGGCAGAGTTTCAAAACCTGCCGCTCAGGCGCTAAAAGCACGGGTGGCATTACACCAGTATTACATTACACAATCCACTCCATTTCTTGATCAGGCCATTGACTATGCCACACAAGTTATCAACCATTCCGGTTTGCAACTTGAAACGGATTATGCAATCCTTTTTAATGTTGAGGTCGAAAATAATAGTGAAGGAATATTCCAGATAGTTTACAATGATCAGGACCGAAATCTCATTGCACGTTACTTTGCCCATACTTCGGTGGAGGGCAGGTATGAATTTTCGCCCACCCCATTTTATCTTACAGCTTTCCATCCGGATGATGTAAGGAAAGATATTTCCGTTAAAATGGCCGGAGCTGCCCCGTATGCTGTGAAAGCGAATGATGTTGCTTCCGGTACCGATCCGGTTTATGTACTTCGTCTTGCTGAAATGTATCTTATAAGAGCCGAAGCATCAACACTTCTGCAAAGGAGCACTGATGAAATCCTCAGCGATATAAATGCAATCAGGGAAAGGGCCGGGTTGCAGCCTGCAAATATTACAAGCTATGCCGGCCTGAAATTGGAGATAGAGTCGCAACGGCAAAAGGAATTTGCTTTTGAAGGACATCGTTGGTTCGACCTCGTAAGAACCGACCGGGCAATTGAAGTGCTTGAAAAGGTGAACAGCAGAAATCAATACTTTTTTCCGATTCCTCAAGCCGAGATTATTGCTAACGATAATCCCGGAATGTATCAGAACGGTGGTTATTAA
- a CDS encoding choice-of-anchor J domain-containing protein produces the protein MKKLSLLTIIFAMLCAGLNTTAQNNLKSAEYILSWDVCPTANTPSFRAEYYSVWISTSGNTPDDFTTMLFEETLSTTHTNWVYENRQVNIDNYANVSVFVAFRHHDITDMDRIVIDNVKLFRVNSDGEEELVYLFENFQDGIGNPAGEDWLPEGWVAIDDDGDQFNWYFGERQGEGAMRSQSWDSNPLTPDNWLITPAILLGSVGINELPDKRVSIFPNPASSSVNVNSNSEIKQIELVNMVGTRVLSQEMNDLNTGIDVSSFKNGLYFMRLYTIDGIVVKKLHIIK, from the coding sequence ATGAAAAAATTATCTTTACTCACGATCATTTTTGCTATGCTTTGTGCCGGTTTGAACACTACGGCGCAAAACAATCTGAAAAGTGCCGAGTACATCCTGTCGTGGGATGTATGCCCAACTGCCAACACACCCTCTTTCAGGGCTGAGTATTACAGCGTTTGGATTTCAACTTCAGGAAACACTCCTGACGATTTTACTACCATGCTGTTTGAAGAAACACTTTCAACAACCCACACTAACTGGGTTTACGAAAACCGCCAGGTGAATATTGATAACTATGCAAATGTGTCGGTTTTTGTAGCATTCAGGCATCATGATATTACCGATATGGATCGGATCGTAATTGACAATGTAAAACTGTTCAGGGTAAACAGCGATGGCGAAGAAGAGCTGGTTTATTTGTTTGAGAATTTCCAGGATGGAATTGGGAATCCGGCCGGTGAAGATTGGCTTCCCGAAGGTTGGGTTGCTATTGACGATGATGGTGATCAATTTAACTGGTACTTTGGAGAGCGCCAGGGCGAAGGTGCAATGAGAAGCCAATCATGGGACAGCAATCCGTTAACCCCTGATAACTGGTTAATAACTCCTGCCATTTTACTTGGAAGCGTTGGCATCAATGAACTTCCTGATAAGAGGGTGAGTATTTTTCCAAATCCTGCAAGCTCCTCTGTAAATGTAAATAGCAACTCAGAGATAAAGCAGATTGAACTGGTGAACATGGTTGGAACCCGTGTGTTGAGCCAGGAGATGAACGATCTTAACACCGGCATTGATGTTAGCTCATTCAAAAATGGGCTGTATTTCATGAGATTGTATACCATTGATGGCATTGTGGTTAAGAAACTGCATATCATCAAATAG